In a single window of the Chionomys nivalis chromosome 11, mChiNiv1.1, whole genome shotgun sequence genome:
- the Hnrnpr gene encoding heterogeneous nuclear ribonucleoprotein R isoform X2: MKTYRQREKQGSKVQESTKGPDEAKIKALLERTGYTLDVTTGQRKYGGPPPDSVYSGVQPGIGTEVFVGKIPRDLYEDELVPLFEKAGPIWDLRLMMDPLSGQNRGYAFITFCGKEAAQEAVKLCDSYEIRPGKHLGVCISVANNRLFVGSIPKNKTKENILEEFSKVTEGLVDVILYHQPDDKKKNRGFCFLEYEDHKSAAQARRRLMSGKVKVWGNVVTVEWADPVEEPDPEVMAKVKVLFVRNLATTVTEEILEKSFSEFGKLERVKKLKDYAFVHFEDRGAAVKAMDEMNGKEIEGEEIEIVLAKPPDKKRKERQAARQASRSTAYEDYYYHPPPRMPPPMRGRGRGGGRGGYGYPPDYYGYEDYYDDYYGYDYHDYRGGYEDPYYGYDDGYAVRGRGGGRGGRGAPPPPRGRGAPPPRGRAGYSQRGAPLGPPRGSRGGRGGPAQQQRGRGSRGARGNRGGNVGGKRKADGYNQPDSKRRQTNNQQNWGSQPIAQQPLQQGGDYSGNYGYNNDNQEFYQDTYGQQWK; this comes from the exons ATGAAGAcctacaggcagagagagaaacagggcaGCAAGGTGCAGGAGTCCACAAAAGGGCCCGATGAGGCAAAGATCAAG GCCTTGCTTGAGAGGACTGGTTATACTCTGGATGTAACCACAGGACAAAGAAAGTATGGTGGTCCTCCACCAGACAGTGTGTACTCAGGTGTGCAACCTGGAATTGGAACAGAG GTCTTCGTAGGTAAAATCCCAAGAGACTTATATGAGGATGAGTTGGTACCCCTTTTTGAGAAGGCTGGTCCTATCTGGGATCTACGCCTCATGATGGATCCACTCTCTGGTCAGAACAGAGGATATGCGTTTATCACCTTCTGTGGGAAGGAAGCTGCCCAGGAAGCAGTTAAGCTG tGTGACAGCTATGAGATTCGCCCTGGTAAACACTTGGGAGTGTGCATTTCTGTGGCAAACAACAGACTTTTTGTTGGATCCATTCCAAAGAATAAGactaaagaaaacattctggaagaGTTCAGTAAAGTCACag AGGGTTTGGTGGACGTTATTCTCTATCATCAACCCGATGACAAAAAGAAGAATCGGGGGTTCTGCTTCCTTGAATATGAGGATCACAAGTCAGCAGCACAAGCCAGACGCCGGCTGATGAGTGGAAAAGTAAAAGTGTGGGGAAATGTAGTTACAGTTGAATGGGCTGACCCTGTGGAAGAACCAGATCCAGAAGTCATGGCTAAG GTGAAAGTTTTATTTGTGAGAAACTTGGCTACTACGGTGACTGAAGAAATATTAGAAAAGTCATTTTCTGAATTTGGGAAACTGGAGAGAGTGAAGAAGTTGAAAGATTATGCGTTTGTTCATTTTGAAGACAGAGGAGCTGCGGTCAAG GCTATGGATGAAATGAAtggaaaagaaatagaagggGAAGAAATTGAAATTGTCTTAGCTAAGCCAccagacaagaaaaggaaagagcgCCAAGCTGCTAGACAGGCCTCCAGAAGCACTGC GTATGAAGATTATTATTATCACCCTCCTCCCCGAATGCCACCTCCAATGAGAGGTCGAGGTCGTGGTGGAGGGAGAGGTGGATATGGCTACCCTCCAGATTATTATGGCTATGAAGACTACTATGATGATTACTATGGTTATGATTATCACGACTATCGTGGAGGCTATGAAGATCCCTACTACGGCTATGATGATGGCTATGCagtaagaggaagaggaggaggaaggggagggagaggtgctccaccaccaccaaggGGGCGGGGAGCACCACCTCCAAGAGGTAGAGCTGGCTATTCACAGAGGGGGGCACCTTTGGGACCACCAAGAGGCTCAAGGGGTGGCAGAGGGGGTCCTGCACAACAGCAGAGAGGCCGTGGTTCTCGTGGAGCTCGGGGCAATCGAGGGGGCAATGTAGGAGGCAAGAGAAAGGCAGATGGGTACAACCAGCCTGATTCCAAACGTCGTCAGACCAACAACCAACAGAACTGGGGTTCCCAACCCATCGCTCAGCAGCCACTTCAGCAAGGTGGTGACTATTCCGGTAACTATGGTTACAATAATGACAACCAAGAATTTTATCAGGATACTTATGGGCAACAGTGGAAATAG
- the Hnrnpr gene encoding heterogeneous nuclear ribonucleoprotein R isoform X1 — protein MANQVNGNAVQLKEEEEPMDTSSVTHTEHYKTLIEAGLPQKVAERLDEIFQTGLVAYVDLDERAIDALREFNEEGALSVLQQFKESDLSHVQNKSAFLCGVMKTYRQREKQGSKVQESTKGPDEAKIKALLERTGYTLDVTTGQRKYGGPPPDSVYSGVQPGIGTEVFVGKIPRDLYEDELVPLFEKAGPIWDLRLMMDPLSGQNRGYAFITFCGKEAAQEAVKLCDSYEIRPGKHLGVCISVANNRLFVGSIPKNKTKENILEEFSKVTEGLVDVILYHQPDDKKKNRGFCFLEYEDHKSAAQARRRLMSGKVKVWGNVVTVEWADPVEEPDPEVMAKVKVLFVRNLATTVTEEILEKSFSEFGKLERVKKLKDYAFVHFEDRGAAVKAMDEMNGKEIEGEEIEIVLAKPPDKKRKERQAARQASRSTAYEDYYYHPPPRMPPPMRGRGRGGGRGGYGYPPDYYGYEDYYDDYYGYDYHDYRGGYEDPYYGYDDGYAVRGRGGGRGGRGAPPPPRGRGAPPPRGRAGYSQRGAPLGPPRGSRGGRGGPAQQQRGRGSRGARGNRGGNVGGKRKADGYNQPDSKRRQTNNQQNWGSQPIAQQPLQQGGDYSGNYGYNNDNQEFYQDTYGQQWK, from the exons gGTTGGTAGCTTATGTCGATCTTGATGAAAGAGCAATTGATGCTCTCAGGGAGTTTAATGAAGAAGGAGCTCTGTCTGTACTACAGCAGTTCAAGGAAAGTGACTTATCTCATGTTCAG AACAAAAGTGCATTTTTATGTGGAGTTATGAAGAcctacaggcagagagagaaacagggcaGCAAGGTGCAGGAGTCCACAAAAGGGCCCGATGAGGCAAAGATCAAG GCCTTGCTTGAGAGGACTGGTTATACTCTGGATGTAACCACAGGACAAAGAAAGTATGGTGGTCCTCCACCAGACAGTGTGTACTCAGGTGTGCAACCTGGAATTGGAACAGAG GTCTTCGTAGGTAAAATCCCAAGAGACTTATATGAGGATGAGTTGGTACCCCTTTTTGAGAAGGCTGGTCCTATCTGGGATCTACGCCTCATGATGGATCCACTCTCTGGTCAGAACAGAGGATATGCGTTTATCACCTTCTGTGGGAAGGAAGCTGCCCAGGAAGCAGTTAAGCTG tGTGACAGCTATGAGATTCGCCCTGGTAAACACTTGGGAGTGTGCATTTCTGTGGCAAACAACAGACTTTTTGTTGGATCCATTCCAAAGAATAAGactaaagaaaacattctggaagaGTTCAGTAAAGTCACag AGGGTTTGGTGGACGTTATTCTCTATCATCAACCCGATGACAAAAAGAAGAATCGGGGGTTCTGCTTCCTTGAATATGAGGATCACAAGTCAGCAGCACAAGCCAGACGCCGGCTGATGAGTGGAAAAGTAAAAGTGTGGGGAAATGTAGTTACAGTTGAATGGGCTGACCCTGTGGAAGAACCAGATCCAGAAGTCATGGCTAAG GTGAAAGTTTTATTTGTGAGAAACTTGGCTACTACGGTGACTGAAGAAATATTAGAAAAGTCATTTTCTGAATTTGGGAAACTGGAGAGAGTGAAGAAGTTGAAAGATTATGCGTTTGTTCATTTTGAAGACAGAGGAGCTGCGGTCAAG GCTATGGATGAAATGAAtggaaaagaaatagaagggGAAGAAATTGAAATTGTCTTAGCTAAGCCAccagacaagaaaaggaaagagcgCCAAGCTGCTAGACAGGCCTCCAGAAGCACTGC GTATGAAGATTATTATTATCACCCTCCTCCCCGAATGCCACCTCCAATGAGAGGTCGAGGTCGTGGTGGAGGGAGAGGTGGATATGGCTACCCTCCAGATTATTATGGCTATGAAGACTACTATGATGATTACTATGGTTATGATTATCACGACTATCGTGGAGGCTATGAAGATCCCTACTACGGCTATGATGATGGCTATGCagtaagaggaagaggaggaggaaggggagggagaggtgctccaccaccaccaaggGGGCGGGGAGCACCACCTCCAAGAGGTAGAGCTGGCTATTCACAGAGGGGGGCACCTTTGGGACCACCAAGAGGCTCAAGGGGTGGCAGAGGGGGTCCTGCACAACAGCAGAGAGGCCGTGGTTCTCGTGGAGCTCGGGGCAATCGAGGGGGCAATGTAGGAGGCAAGAGAAAGGCAGATGGGTACAACCAGCCTGATTCCAAACGTCGTCAGACCAACAACCAACAGAACTGGGGTTCCCAACCCATCGCTCAGCAGCCACTTCAGCAAGGTGGTGACTATTCCGGTAACTATGGTTACAATAATGACAACCAAGAATTTTATCAGGATACTTATGGGCAACAGTGGAAATAG